CTGATATCGATATGCCAAATATGACTGGGTTTGAATTTATAGAGTACCAGAAAAGCAAGGGGTGCAAAACTCAACACATAGGAATAATGTCAGGAAGCTGGACAAATGAGAATATTAAACATGCCAAGAGACTTGCTTGCCATATGTTTAATAAACCGTTTAAAATTGGTGAAATTAAAAAATTGTTAGATGAATGCGAAAAAAAATTAGACCGTAATAGTAAACTGATAGATATGCAAACAGTTGTTAATTAATTAAAAATGAAAGCCGATACCCCCCCCCCCTTTGGGTCATTATAGAATATACTTACATACTAAACACCTGTGCTTTATTCTTATCTTGATTCCTTCTTAAACACCCGCACAAACTTTTCAGTATAATTCGCTAATTATGACTGACATCGATTAACTCGTATTTTACAATAATGCAAACAATAATAGAATTCAAATTACCTTTTGATATTAAGAAAGACAATGACTGGTATGTATCATCTTGCCCTGTAATTGACGTGCATTCGCAAGGCAAAACAATAAAAAAACAAAAGAGAATTTATGTGAAGCGTTATCATTGTTTCTGATTTCTTGTTTTGGGAGAGGCACACTAGATCAGGTCCTGAGAGAATCTGACCTCAGACTATTACACAAGGTACCACATA
This portion of the Candidatus Scalindua japonica genome encodes:
- a CDS encoding response regulator encodes the protein MKLKAIALEDNDSLRTLIYGILKDRGYEVHAFSEPFLSPLCHDYEFPCPEGHICPNIIITDIDMPNMTGFEFIEYQKSKGCKTQHIGIMSGSWTNENIKHAKRLACHMFNKPFKIGEIKKLLDECEKKLDRNSKLIDMQTVVN